The following are encoded together in the Pseudomonas xantholysinigenes genome:
- a CDS encoding tetratricopeptide repeat-containing response regulator: MLQYGQKSFLIVDDYTDFRTSTRSMLRELGVRDVDTADSGEQALRMCGQKRYDFILQDFHLGDGKKNGQQVLEDLIIDKLISHECVFIMVTAESSQAIVLSAIEHEPDAYLTKPFNRVGLAQRLEKLTQRKTLLKPILQALDRGRPAEVLAACAELCKKDPRFAPLCLRYRADALRDLNRFDELEKFLQNILASRPQPWVYAALGSLLHKRGQNAQAQGVYEQALKAFPIMPNLYDGMAEVLVAQGEGKRAQHMLEEAVRLSPLAVRRQAALGKLALDNADFESASKAYRHAVNQGQSSRYKDAESNLGLVQALMNKNAGNGLDARTRVEINTVLSEVAKENVEDQGLQVRARLMKAASLQQAGDPDTAAKLTEQAMQRLEKMDQFFSVEAALTVAKQLQQLGQDSAGTSILKGCVETYGDDPKVMQSVAKLTDDPAVLGAVTEAVDLNRQGVRSYQGGQLNEALGMFRKALSLQPKNISIALNTAQALLRIGGETPPPTLMQECRDCLTSVAGIPTSDSRYDRYRKLHIRVFGA; the protein is encoded by the coding sequence ATGCTGCAGTACGGGCAAAAAAGCTTTCTGATCGTCGACGACTACACCGACTTTCGTACCTCGACCCGGTCCATGCTCCGTGAGTTGGGCGTACGCGACGTTGACACGGCCGACAGTGGCGAACAGGCGCTGCGCATGTGCGGGCAGAAGCGCTACGACTTCATCCTCCAGGACTTTCACCTGGGCGATGGCAAGAAGAACGGCCAGCAGGTGCTCGAAGACCTGATCATCGACAAGCTGATCAGCCATGAGTGCGTGTTCATCATGGTCACGGCTGAAAGCAGCCAGGCCATCGTGCTCAGCGCCATCGAGCATGAACCCGACGCCTACCTGACCAAACCTTTCAACCGCGTCGGTCTTGCCCAGCGCCTCGAGAAGCTGACCCAGCGCAAGACGCTGCTCAAGCCGATTCTCCAGGCCCTGGACCGCGGCCGCCCGGCCGAAGTGCTCGCCGCCTGCGCCGAGCTGTGCAAGAAAGACCCGCGTTTCGCGCCGCTGTGCCTGCGTTATCGCGCCGATGCCCTGCGCGACCTCAACCGCTTCGACGAACTGGAGAAGTTCCTCCAGAACATCCTCGCCAGCCGGCCGCAACCCTGGGTATATGCGGCGTTGGGCAGCCTGTTGCACAAGCGCGGGCAGAATGCCCAGGCCCAAGGGGTCTACGAACAGGCCCTGAAGGCTTTTCCGATCATGCCCAACCTGTACGACGGCATGGCCGAAGTGCTGGTGGCCCAGGGCGAGGGCAAGCGCGCACAGCACATGCTCGAGGAAGCCGTGCGCCTGTCGCCGCTGGCCGTGCGCCGTCAAGCCGCGCTGGGCAAGCTGGCGCTGGACAATGCCGACTTCGAGAGTGCGTCCAAGGCCTACCGCCATGCGGTGAACCAGGGGCAGAGTTCGCGCTACAAGGATGCCGAAAGCAACCTGGGCCTGGTCCAGGCGTTGATGAACAAGAATGCCGGCAACGGCCTCGATGCCCGGACCCGGGTCGAGATCAACACCGTGCTCAGTGAAGTGGCCAAGGAAAACGTCGAGGACCAGGGGCTGCAGGTGCGCGCGCGGCTGATGAAAGCCGCCAGCCTGCAGCAGGCCGGCGATCCGGACACCGCGGCCAAGCTCACCGAGCAGGCCATGCAGCGCCTGGAAAAGATGGACCAGTTCTTCTCGGTCGAAGCCGCGCTGACCGTGGCCAAGCAATTGCAGCAGCTGGGGCAGGACTCTGCGGGCACCTCGATTCTCAAAGGCTGCGTGGAGACCTACGGCGACGATCCCAAGGTCATGCAGAGCGTGGCCAAGCTCACTGACGACCCGGCGGTGCTCGGCGCTGTGACCGAGGCCGTGGACCTCAACCGTCAGGGCGTGCGCAGCTACCAGGGCGGCCAGCTCAACGAGGCGCTGGGGATGTTCCGCAAGGCCCTGTCGCTGCAACCGAAGAACATCAGCATCGCCCTGAACACGGCCCAGGCGTTGTTGCGCATCGGAGGTGAAACGCCACCGCCGACGCTGATGCAGGAATGCCGCGACTGCCTCACCAGCGTGGCGGGTATCCCGACCAGCGACAGCCGCTACGATCGCTACCGCAAACTGCACATCCGGGTGTTCGGCGCATGA
- a CDS encoding DUF1302 domain-containing protein produces MTSANPFWRRARLPLAVSLASTLASPAFAVSFNIGEIEGQFDSSLSVGASWSTANPNKNLIGVNNGGKGLSQTSDDGHLNFKKGETFSKIFKGIHDLELKYGDTGVFVRGKYWYDFELKDEGREFKDISDSNRKEGAKSSGAELLDAFVYHNYSIADLPGSVRLGKQVVSWGESTFIGGGINSINPIDVSAFRRPGSEVKEGLIPVNMFYISQSLTDNLSAEAFYQIEWDQTVVDNCGTFFSQPDIIADGCTNNLRVLNSSRTLNALPAAARGVLAANNVNYNEEGVLVRRGADRDARDSGQWGLAFRYMYEPLDTEFGAYFMNYHSRAPIFSATGASPAAFARARALATTPLAGLAPLVVAGNSQYFVEYPEDIRLYGLSFSTTLPTGTAWSGEISYRPNAPVQLNSTDILFAGVKPLGGPLFGNASVLNGQPGQDLHGYRRKEITQFQTTFTHFFDQVMGASRMTLVGEVGVTHVGGLESRDKARYGRDPVYGPGDLPGNACRLLNASTISGSGLGSSNANLTRNCEGDGFTTSTSWGYRARAIWDYNDVFAGVNLKPSVAWSHDVSGYSPGPGGNFEEGRKAVSLGLDAEYQNTYTASLSYTNFFDGKYTTVDDRDFVALSFGVNF; encoded by the coding sequence ATGACATCTGCAAACCCGTTCTGGCGCCGGGCTCGTCTGCCTCTGGCCGTCAGCCTCGCTTCCACGCTCGCAAGTCCAGCTTTCGCGGTCAGCTTCAACATCGGTGAAATCGAAGGCCAGTTCGACTCGTCGCTCTCCGTTGGCGCCAGCTGGTCGACTGCCAATCCGAACAAGAACCTCATCGGGGTCAACAACGGCGGCAAAGGCTTGTCGCAGACCTCCGACGACGGCCACCTCAACTTCAAGAAGGGCGAAACCTTCTCGAAGATCTTCAAGGGTATCCACGACCTCGAGCTCAAGTACGGCGACACCGGCGTGTTCGTCCGGGGCAAGTACTGGTACGACTTCGAGCTCAAGGACGAAGGCCGCGAGTTCAAGGACATCAGCGACTCCAACCGCAAGGAGGGCGCCAAGTCCTCCGGTGCCGAGCTGCTCGACGCCTTCGTCTATCACAACTACTCCATCGCCGACCTGCCGGGCTCGGTGCGCCTGGGCAAGCAGGTGGTGAGCTGGGGCGAGAGCACCTTCATCGGCGGCGGCATCAACTCGATCAACCCGATCGACGTGTCCGCGTTCCGCCGTCCGGGTTCCGAGGTGAAGGAAGGCCTGATCCCGGTCAACATGTTCTACATCTCCCAGAGCCTCACCGACAACCTGTCGGCCGAAGCGTTCTACCAGATCGAATGGGACCAGACGGTCGTCGACAACTGCGGCACGTTCTTCTCGCAGCCCGACATCATTGCCGACGGTTGCACCAACAACCTGCGCGTGCTGAACAGCAGCCGTACCCTCAATGCCTTGCCGGCCGCCGCGCGGGGCGTGCTCGCGGCCAACAATGTCAACTACAACGAAGAAGGCGTGCTGGTGCGCCGCGGCGCTGACCGCGATGCCCGCGACAGCGGCCAGTGGGGCCTGGCGTTCCGCTACATGTACGAGCCGCTGGACACCGAGTTCGGCGCCTACTTCATGAACTACCACAGCCGGGCACCGATCTTCAGCGCCACCGGCGCCTCGCCTGCCGCCTTCGCCCGCGCCCGTGCGCTGGCGACCACCCCATTGGCGGGGCTTGCGCCACTGGTCGTGGCCGGCAACTCGCAGTACTTCGTCGAATACCCCGAGGACATTCGTCTCTACGGCCTCAGCTTCTCCACCACCCTGCCCACCGGTACCGCCTGGAGCGGCGAGATCAGCTATCGCCCCAACGCACCGGTGCAGTTGAACAGTACCGACATCCTGTTTGCCGGCGTCAAGCCGCTGGGCGGGCCGTTGTTCGGTAATGCCTCGGTACTCAACGGCCAGCCGGGACAAGACCTGCACGGTTATCGTCGCAAGGAAATCACCCAGTTCCAGACCACCTTCACCCACTTCTTCGACCAGGTGATGGGCGCCAGCCGCATGACCCTGGTGGGTGAGGTCGGTGTCACCCATGTCGGTGGCCTGGAAAGCCGTGACAAGGCCCGTTATGGCCGCGATCCGGTTTACGGCCCGGGCGACCTGCCGGGCAATGCCTGCCGCCTGCTCAATGCCAGCACCATCAGTGGCTCCGGCCTGGGCAGCTCGAACGCCAACCTCACGCGCAACTGCGAAGGTGACGGCTTCACCACCAGCACCTCGTGGGGCTACCGCGCACGCGCCATCTGGGACTACAACGACGTCTTCGCCGGGGTCAACCTCAAGCCGAGCGTGGCCTGGTCCCACGACGTCTCCGGTTACTCCCCGGGCCCTGGCGGTAACTTCGAGGAAGGTCGCAAGGCCGTCAGCCTGGGCCTGGACGCCGAGTACCAGAACACCTACACGGCGAGCCTGTCGTACACCAACTTCTTCGATGGCAAGTACACCACCGTGGATGATCGCGACTTCGTCGCCCTCAGCTTCGGCGTGAACTTCTAA
- a CDS encoding LuxR C-terminal-related transcriptional regulator, translating to MTDLSRTHGVASQALGLLDGRFFRPPLPEAHVPRARLCQRLHSGLTGRLLLVNAPAGFGKSSLAIEFCQALPNHWRSLWLGLSQRDADPGRFLERLLEGLQQFCPALGGQALGLLKMRQRHQPFAFEEWLDGLLDELALYLQADTPLMLVLDDYHLAQGPVLDRCLQFFLNHLPPGLVLLVTSRQRPDWHLARLRLSRQLVELNEQDLRLTPDEALAVIGRQPTGLRGQALDNLIQRSDGWVAGLRFWQLAASESGEDNALPQALHGGEGLIRDYLLEEVIEILPAAVQAFLYDTACQERFCAELCDALRERHDSAEVLRYLQAHQVFLVPLDEHGTWFRYHHLFSDLLRSRQASEPLAGLHLRACRWFEGQGLLDEAVEQALRAGHLDVAADLVQSLSEEQLLAEQNVGMLLRWKMDLPDSLLISTPRLIVLYSWALGLACQLDAAEELSAHLSRFLPAPSATAQKSMLAQWLALSGVIARGRGDRARTLAYCGEALQSLPCKRYGQRLVCLSTLSNLAIADGDFWRARGWNREALELAQRVGNPLFEALAHYDRARVLHARGEVLRAMEEVRQGLQRLQGLSGQRLYAVRARLTLYEGYLLAARLQAGAGRARLRAGLSEARSCRDISVLIGHCVIASLDGREGRFAEAFAELAEAERLMHIWDVPPIFYLAMITLVKCELWLAQGRTDLAESWLTRLGQTYGGEQPAAAPEFHPLLPLHIELQQALLERVLERPDAAEARLRALVERGQASSGMTLVVSALCQLIGLLLEQGREAEAAKLLAQALEAAQGGAQQAFQRLLDEHPQWLREQLAGRSACAVQADLLARLPETIVSSAAIAEALSGRELAVLALIAQGCSNQQISEQLFISLHTVKTHASHINSKLGVERRTQAVAKAKSLGLLA from the coding sequence ATGACAGACTTGTCCCGTACCCATGGAGTTGCCAGCCAGGCCCTGGGCCTGTTGGACGGGCGTTTCTTCCGGCCGCCTTTGCCGGAGGCGCACGTTCCCCGAGCACGCCTGTGCCAGCGCTTGCACAGCGGGTTGACGGGGCGTCTGTTGCTGGTGAATGCCCCGGCAGGGTTCGGCAAGAGCTCGCTGGCCATCGAGTTCTGCCAGGCGCTGCCCAACCATTGGCGTAGCCTGTGGCTCGGCCTGAGCCAGCGCGATGCCGACCCTGGTCGCTTTCTCGAGCGCCTGCTCGAGGGCCTGCAGCAATTCTGCCCGGCCTTGGGCGGGCAGGCCCTGGGCCTGTTGAAGATGCGCCAGCGCCACCAGCCGTTCGCCTTCGAGGAATGGCTCGATGGCCTGCTCGATGAACTGGCGCTCTATCTGCAAGCCGACACGCCGCTGATGCTGGTGCTCGATGACTACCACCTGGCCCAGGGGCCGGTGCTCGACCGTTGCCTGCAATTCTTCCTCAATCACTTGCCGCCTGGGCTGGTGCTGCTGGTCACCAGCCGTCAGCGCCCCGACTGGCACCTGGCTCGCCTGCGGCTGTCGCGGCAGTTGGTGGAACTCAACGAGCAAGACCTGCGCCTGACCCCGGACGAAGCCCTGGCGGTGATTGGCCGGCAGCCGACCGGCTTGCGTGGCCAGGCCCTCGACAACCTGATCCAGCGCAGCGACGGTTGGGTGGCTGGCCTGCGTTTCTGGCAGCTGGCCGCCAGCGAGTCAGGCGAGGACAACGCCTTGCCCCAGGCCTTGCATGGCGGGGAGGGGTTGATCCGCGACTACCTGCTGGAGGAGGTGATCGAGATCCTGCCGGCAGCGGTGCAGGCCTTCCTCTACGACACCGCCTGCCAGGAGCGATTCTGCGCCGAGCTGTGCGATGCCCTGCGTGAGCGCCATGACAGCGCCGAGGTGCTGCGCTACCTGCAGGCTCACCAGGTGTTCCTGGTGCCGCTGGACGAGCATGGCACCTGGTTCCGGTATCACCACTTGTTCTCCGATCTGTTGCGCAGCCGTCAGGCCAGCGAGCCGCTCGCAGGGCTGCACCTGCGGGCCTGTCGTTGGTTCGAAGGCCAGGGTCTGCTCGACGAGGCCGTTGAACAAGCGCTGCGCGCCGGCCATCTGGATGTGGCGGCGGACCTGGTGCAGAGCCTGTCGGAGGAACAACTGCTGGCGGAACAGAACGTCGGCATGCTGCTGCGCTGGAAGATGGACCTGCCCGACAGCCTACTGATCAGCACCCCACGACTGATCGTGCTTTATAGCTGGGCATTGGGCCTGGCTTGCCAGCTCGATGCCGCCGAAGAGCTGTCGGCCCACCTGAGCCGCTTCTTGCCAGCGCCCTCGGCCACCGCGCAGAAGTCGATGCTGGCCCAGTGGCTGGCCTTGAGCGGGGTGATCGCCCGCGGCCGTGGTGATCGCGCGCGGACGCTGGCTTATTGTGGCGAGGCGTTGCAGAGCCTGCCGTGCAAGCGTTATGGGCAGCGCCTGGTGTGCCTCTCGACATTGTCGAACCTGGCCATTGCCGATGGCGATTTCTGGCGCGCGCGTGGCTGGAACCGTGAGGCGCTGGAACTCGCTCAGCGGGTGGGCAACCCCTTGTTCGAGGCGCTGGCCCACTACGACCGGGCCAGGGTGCTGCACGCCCGTGGTGAAGTCTTGCGGGCGATGGAGGAAGTGCGCCAGGGCTTGCAGCGTCTGCAAGGGCTCTCAGGCCAGCGCCTGTATGCCGTGCGGGCCCGCCTCACACTGTACGAAGGCTACCTGCTGGCTGCGCGCCTGCAGGCTGGGGCGGGGCGCGCGCGTTTGCGGGCGGGCCTGAGCGAGGCGCGCAGTTGCCGTGATATCAGCGTGTTGATCGGCCACTGCGTGATCGCCTCGCTCGACGGGCGCGAGGGGCGTTTCGCCGAGGCCTTTGCGGAACTGGCCGAAGCCGAGCGGCTGATGCATATCTGGGATGTCCCGCCCATCTTCTATCTAGCGATGATCACTCTGGTGAAATGCGAGCTGTGGCTGGCCCAGGGGCGAACCGACCTGGCCGAATCCTGGCTGACGCGGCTCGGCCAGACCTATGGCGGCGAGCAGCCTGCGGCGGCCCCGGAATTCCACCCGTTGCTGCCGCTGCACATTGAATTGCAGCAGGCCTTGCTGGAGCGGGTGCTTGAGCGCCCGGACGCCGCCGAGGCGCGCCTGCGCGCCTTGGTCGAGCGTGGGCAGGCCAGCAGCGGGATGACGCTGGTGGTCAGTGCCTTGTGCCAGTTGATTGGATTGTTGCTGGAGCAAGGGCGGGAAGCCGAGGCTGCGAAGCTGCTGGCCCAAGCGCTGGAGGCCGCCCAGGGTGGCGCCCAGCAAGCCTTCCAGCGACTATTGGACGAGCACCCGCAGTGGTTGCGCGAACAACTGGCAGGGCGCAGCGCCTGTGCCGTGCAGGCAGATCTGCTGGCGCGCCTGCCCGAGACGATCGTCAGCAGCGCCGCCATTGCCGAAGCCCTGAGCGGCCGAGAGTTGGCGGTACTGGCCCTGATCGCCCAGGGCTGCTCCAACCAACAGATCAGCGAGCAGTTGTTCATCTCGCTGCACACCGTCAAGACCCACGCCAGCCATATCAACAGCAAGCTGGGGGTCGAGCGCCGCACCCAGGCGGTCGCCAAGGCCAAGTCGCTCGGCCTGCTGGCCTGA
- a CDS encoding DUF1329 domain-containing protein produces the protein MKMTTRLLQAGVLGMSLLATSVMAAVSADQAAKLGASLTPMGAEKAGNADGSIGPWEPLSKSAGSADSKGFLSDPYGSEKPLFTITAQNADQYKDKLSPGQLAMLKRYPDSYKIPVYKTHRGATVPDDVFAAIKENATKTTLVAGGNGLENFRTAIPFPIPKDGLEVIWNHITRYRGGSVTRLVTQATPQQNGSYSLVYFQDQFVFRDKMKDYDPANPGNILFYFKQEVTAPARLAGTVLLVHETLDQVKEPRKAWIYNAGQRRVRQAPQVSYDGPGTAADGLRTSDNLDMYNGAPDRYDWKLEGKKEMYIASNAYKLDDPKLKYSDIIKAGHINQDLARYELRRVWHVVATLKPGQRHIYAKRDFYIDEDTWQAAVIDQYDGRNQLWRVSEAHAQPYYNVQVPWYTLEAIYDLQSGRYLALGMKNEEKSAYNFGFSASKADFQPAALRQAGVR, from the coding sequence ATGAAAATGACCACACGTCTGCTGCAAGCCGGGGTACTGGGCATGTCCCTGCTGGCGACCAGCGTCATGGCTGCGGTTTCCGCCGATCAGGCGGCCAAGCTGGGCGCGTCGCTCACACCGATGGGCGCGGAAAAGGCCGGCAACGCCGACGGCTCCATCGGCCCGTGGGAGCCACTGTCCAAGAGTGCCGGCAGCGCCGACAGCAAGGGCTTCCTATCCGACCCATACGGCAGCGAGAAACCGCTGTTCACCATCACCGCGCAGAACGCCGACCAGTACAAGGACAAGCTCTCGCCTGGCCAGCTGGCAATGCTCAAGCGTTATCCAGACAGCTACAAGATTCCGGTGTACAAGACCCACCGCGGCGCCACCGTGCCGGACGATGTGTTCGCGGCGATCAAGGAAAACGCCACCAAAACCACGCTGGTCGCCGGCGGCAACGGCCTGGAGAACTTCCGCACGGCGATTCCGTTCCCGATTCCCAAGGACGGCCTGGAGGTGATCTGGAACCACATCACCCGCTACCGGGGCGGCAGTGTGACCCGTCTGGTCACCCAGGCCACCCCGCAGCAGAATGGCTCCTACAGCCTGGTGTACTTCCAGGACCAGTTCGTCTTCCGCGACAAGATGAAGGACTACGATCCAGCCAACCCTGGCAACATCCTGTTCTACTTCAAGCAGGAAGTGACCGCGCCGGCGCGCCTGGCCGGTACCGTACTGTTGGTCCACGAGACCCTCGACCAGGTCAAGGAACCGCGCAAGGCCTGGATCTACAACGCCGGCCAGCGCCGTGTGCGCCAGGCGCCGCAGGTTTCCTACGATGGCCCGGGTACCGCCGCCGACGGCCTGCGTACCTCCGACAACCTGGACATGTACAACGGCGCGCCGGACCGCTACGACTGGAAGCTCGAAGGCAAGAAGGAGATGTACATCGCCTCCAACGCCTACAAGCTGGATGATCCGAAGCTCAAGTACTCCGACATCATCAAGGCCGGGCACATCAACCAGGACCTGGCACGCTATGAGCTGCGGCGTGTCTGGCACGTGGTCGCCACCCTCAAGCCTGGCCAGCGCCACATCTATGCCAAGCGTGATTTCTACATCGACGAGGACACCTGGCAGGCTGCGGTGATCGACCAGTACGACGGGCGCAACCAGCTGTGGCGTGTATCGGAAGCCCACGCCCAGCCGTACTACAACGTGCAAGTACCGTGGTACACCCTGGAAGCCATCTACGACCTGCAATCGGGCCGTTACCTGGCACTGGGCATGAAGAACGAAGAAAAGAGCGCATACAACTTCGGCTTCAGCGCCAGCAAGGCTGATTTCCAGCCGGCGGCACTGCGTCAGGCTGGTGTGCGTTGA
- a CDS encoding fatty acid--CoA ligase has product MLQTRIIKPAEGAYQYPLLIKRLLMSGSRYEKTREIVYRDQIRLTYPQLSERIARLANVLTEAGVKAGDTVAVMDWDSHRYLECMFAIPMIGAVVHTINVRLSPEQVLYTMNHAEDRFVLVNSDFIGLYQAIAGQLSTVDKTLLLTDGPDKAAELPNLVGEYEQLLAAASPHYDFPDFDENSVATTFYTTGTTGNPKGVYFTHRQLVLHTLAETSVLGSLDSVRLLSSNDVYMPITPMFHVHAWGIPYAATMMGIKQVYPGRYEPDMLIKLWREEKVTFSHCVPTILQMLLNCPSAAGQDFGGWKIIIGGSALNRALYQAALARGIQLTAAYGMSETCPLISAAHLNDELQAGSEDERTSYRIKAGVPVPLVEAAIVDGNGNFLSADGETQGELVLRAPWLTMGYFREPEKGEELWQGGWLHTGDVATLDGMGYIDIRDRIKDVIKTGGEWISSLDLEDLVSRHPAVREVAVVGVPDPQWGERPFALLVARDGMHIDARALKEHLKPFVEQGHINKWAIPSQIALVTEIPKTSVGKLDKKRIRLDISQWQASNSAFLSTL; this is encoded by the coding sequence ATGTTGCAGACGCGCATCATCAAGCCCGCCGAGGGCGCCTACCAGTACCCACTGCTGATCAAGCGCCTGCTGATGTCCGGCAGCCGTTACGAGAAAACCCGCGAGATCGTCTATCGCGACCAGATCCGTCTGACCTACCCGCAACTGAGCGAGCGCATCGCCCGGTTGGCCAACGTGCTGACCGAAGCCGGGGTCAAGGCCGGGGATACCGTGGCGGTGATGGACTGGGACAGCCACCGTTACCTGGAGTGCATGTTCGCCATCCCGATGATCGGCGCGGTGGTGCACACCATCAACGTGCGCCTGTCGCCCGAGCAAGTCCTCTACACCATGAACCACGCCGAAGACCGTTTCGTGCTGGTCAACAGTGATTTCATCGGTCTCTACCAGGCCATCGCCGGCCAGCTGAGCACGGTCGACAAGACCCTGCTGCTGACCGACGGCCCAGACAAGGCCGCCGAGCTGCCGAACCTGGTGGGCGAGTACGAGCAATTGCTGGCCGCGGCCAGCCCGCACTACGACTTCCCCGACTTCGACGAAAACTCGGTGGCCACCACCTTCTACACCACCGGCACCACCGGCAATCCCAAGGGGGTCTACTTCACCCATCGCCAGCTGGTGCTGCATACCCTGGCCGAAACCTCGGTGCTTGGCAGCCTCGACAGCGTCAGGTTGCTGAGCAGCAACGACGTCTACATGCCGATCACGCCGATGTTCCACGTGCACGCCTGGGGCATCCCCTATGCGGCGACCATGATGGGGATCAAGCAGGTTTATCCTGGGCGCTACGAGCCGGACATGCTGATCAAGCTGTGGCGCGAGGAAAAGGTCACCTTCTCCCACTGCGTGCCGACCATCCTGCAGATGCTGCTCAATTGCCCGTCGGCGGCCGGCCAGGATTTCGGTGGCTGGAAGATCATCATCGGTGGCAGCGCGCTCAATCGCGCCTTGTATCAGGCAGCGCTGGCCCGGGGCATCCAGCTCACCGCCGCCTACGGCATGTCGGAAACCTGCCCGCTGATCAGTGCCGCGCACCTGAACGACGAGCTGCAGGCCGGCAGCGAGGATGAACGCACCAGTTACCGGATCAAGGCGGGCGTGCCGGTGCCACTGGTCGAGGCTGCCATCGTCGATGGCAATGGCAACTTCCTCTCCGCCGATGGCGAAACCCAGGGCGAGCTGGTGCTGCGCGCGCCGTGGCTGACCATGGGCTACTTCCGCGAGCCGGAAAAGGGCGAGGAACTCTGGCAGGGCGGCTGGCTGCACACTGGTGACGTCGCCACCCTCGACGGCATGGGTTACATCGATATTCGCGATCGCATCAAGGATGTGATCAAGACCGGTGGCGAATGGATCTCCTCGCTCGACCTCGAGGACCTGGTCAGCCGCCACCCGGCGGTGCGCGAAGTGGCGGTGGTCGGCGTGCCCGACCCGCAGTGGGGCGAGCGGCCCTTTGCCCTGCTGGTGGCGCGTGACGGCATGCACATCGATGCCCGGGCGCTCAAGGAACACCTCAAGCCCTTTGTCGAACAGGGGCATATCAACAAATGGGCGATTCCCAGCCAGATCGCCCTTGTTACTGAAATTCCCAAGACCAGCGTCGGCAAGCTCGACAAGAAGCGCATCCGCCTGGATATCAGCCAGTGGCAAGCCAGTAACAGCGCCTTCCTCTCTACCCTGTAA